One genomic window of Aethina tumida isolate Nest 87 chromosome 3, icAetTumi1.1, whole genome shotgun sequence includes the following:
- the LOC126264877 gene encoding uncharacterized protein LOC126264877, with translation MAPKKSKSKAKKQEKQPRPIVIKEHARLTEVKKFEFERELVELNRKLAKLRTHHKNFAEEIERPEQFTIEDKEDIIDFLKYSIQDLSDQIVVMEQSADEKQRKESHLKKVNEQIIKDKELELICMRQEWSKIIAEAQSKVNHLENLGIPFLMDHTMPKLEEQLQRLHSQDQRHKEEMYTLDRESVMCITKMNKELKEQLENLGNDFYKNSFYHVWCSSNSSYEKNIKLNTELNRAIKTHRETYEKVLKARKEHYHHKLKYALDLEESDAVESSYKRNSNAINSILSMMGCPFVSDLKPKEKNDNTALLKNEEQFIIEQIDQHKKIILELKLKNETILHDISHLQTKFEDVRYFISSALSTNKKNMVKSIKFILDFLRKMIVSLSDVNRIDASFLLKKSASKRELIDVGIQVIPETIEDEEIEILSE, from the coding sequence ATGGCGCCTAAAAAAAGCAAATCCAAAGCAAAGAAACAGGAAAAACAACCAAGACCAATTGTCATAAAAGAACATGCAAGACTAACTGAAGTAAAGAAGTTTGAATTTGAAAGGGAATTGGTAGAACTTAATAGGAAGCTTGCAAAACTCCGAACTCATCACAAAAACTTTGCAGAGGAAATAGAACGACCAGAACAATTTACCATTGAGGATAAAGaagatattattgattttttaaagtattcaaTTCAAGATTTGTCAGATCAAATAGTTGTTATGGAACAATCCGCGGATGAAAAGCAAAGAAAAgaatcacatttaaaaaaagtgaacgaacaaataataaaagataaagaaTTGGAATTAATATGTATGAGACAAGAATGGTCAAAAATAATTGCAGAGGCTCAATCAAAAGTGAACCATCTTGAAAACTTAGGCATACCTTTCTTAATGGATCACACAATGCCAAAACTTGAAGAACAATTACAAAGGCTTCATTCACAAGACCAACGGCATAAAGAAGAGATGTATACGTTAGATAGAGAATCTGTGATGTGTATCACAAAAATGAACAAGGAGTTAAAAGAGCAATTAGAAAATTTGGGGAatgacttttataaaaattcattttatcatGTTTGGTGCTCCTCCAATTCTAGTTATGAAAAGAACATAAAACTTAATACTGAGTTGAATAGAGCTATAAAGACTCATAGAGAAACATatgaaaaagtattaaaagcaAGAAAGGAACATTATCatcataaacttaaatatgcTCTGGATCTAGAAGAATCAGATGCAGTTGAATCTTCGTATAAAAGAAACAGTAATGCAATTAATTCTATATTAAGTATGATGGGCTGTCCATTTGTTTCGGATTTAAAACCTAAAGAGAAAAACGATAATACCGCTCTTCTAAAAAATGaggaacaatttattattgagcAAATAGatcaacacaaaaaaataatattagaactCAAATTGAAGAATGAAACCATATTACATGACATTTCACACTTACAAACCAAATTTGAAGATgtgagatattttatttcttctgcTTTGAGTACCAACAAAAAGAATATGGTAAAaagtatcaaatttatattagattttttgcgAAAAATGATTGTGTCACTTTCGGATGTAAACAGAATAGATGCAAGTTTCCTCTTAAAAAAATCTGCGTCAAAACGAGAATTGATTGATGTGGGCATCCAAGTTATTCCTGAAACTATTGAAGATGAAGAAATTGAGATATTaagtgaataa
- the LOC126264876 gene encoding cilia- and flagella-associated protein 157-like, producing MPKKAKKVKKTENVAEIPVVASDPRLNLTAKLEFENELVELNRRLAKLKSDHAEQELEVVECTKGVNDKREDQEDIILYLKRTISELSDRITHFQDIKQEIERKSEDVSEKYEKILDEKATEFHTMEEILNLDNVTIENKLSTLEDLRQSREELMIKFDLQDQVLYEQSKRHKEEIYEMEKNVIISMDRIKKEIEYGINKFSEDLETTTDIRMAACTNKAVWENIEVNNNLIDVIENYHDIFTKNAKLKFKNKQLRQLVSLEQQEYKISLRRYKHQHIKMLKILKEYSVVTEQLKFIESRGIFNSELTKNITVINGKIKSLKLNNDGLLKLLQKIRDERSTYKNNCNVLRKENLAISNVFEKIERIIKVAMAIENIKPQTMVSILNDIRRTLNTIQINALPLANYKWVSEDEDVDIHHFENKEMQTDPEVLEETSESLITQCSLEKDSVLVEYDH from the coding sequence ATGCCTAAAAAAGCTAAAAAAGTGAAGAAAACAGAGAACGTTGCTGAAATTCCTGTCGTAGCATCAGATCCCAGATTAAATTTGACTGCTAAGCTCGAGTTCGAAAATGAATTGGTTGAATTAAACCGACGACTTGCCAAACTAAAATCGGACCATGCCGAACAAGAACTAGAAGTTGTAGAGTGTACGAAAGGAGTGAATGATAAACGAGAAGATCAAGAGGACATCatcctttatttaaaaaggacGATTAGTGAACTTTCCGATCGCATTACCCATTTTCAAGATATCAAACAAGAAATTGAACGCAAATCTGAAGATGTGtcagaaaaatatgaaaaaatattggacGAAAAGGCGACCGAATTTCACACAATGGAGGAAATCCTAAATTTGGATAACgtaacaattgaaaataaattaagtacctTGGAGGATTTGCGTCAATCTCGGGAAGAgctaatgataaaatttgacCTACAAGATCAAGTGTTGTATGAACAAAGCAAAAGACACAAGgaagaaatttatgaaatggaGAAGAATGTGATAATATCGATGGAtcgaataaaaaaagaaattgaatatGGTATTAACAAGTTTTCGGAGGACTTAGAAACAACCACAGACATAAGAATGGCAGCCTGTACTAATAAAGCTGTCTGGGAAAATATCGAAGTTAATAACAACCTTATAGatgttatagaaaattatcatGATATTTTTACCAAGAATGCCAAActgaagtttaaaaataaacagctCCGACAACTAGTCAGTTTAGAACAgcaagaatataaaatatctttacgCAGGTACAAACAtcaacatataaaaatgttaaaaattttaaaagaatacagTGTAGTAACAGAACAGCTAAAATTCATAGAGTCTCGCGGGATATTTAACAGCGaactaactaaaaatataactgtaaTTAATGGGAAGATCAAAAGTTTGAAGCTAAACAATGAcggcttattaaaattattgcaaaaAATACGAGATGAAAGatcgacatacaaaaataattgcaatGTGTTACGTAAAGAAAACTTAGCAATTTccaatgtttttgaaaaaatagagCGCATTATAAAAGTTGCAATGGcgattgaaaatataaaaccgCAAACAATGGTAAgcattttaaatgatattcgTCGCACACTGAACACAATTCAAATCAATGCACTTCCCTTGGCAAACTATAAATGGGTATCTGAAGACGAAGACGTTGATATCCACCATTTCGAAAATAAGGAAATGCAAACTGACCCTGAAGTACTAGAAGAAACATCGGAGTCCTTAATAACGCAATGTTCTCTCGAAAAGGACTCCGTTCTGGTTGAATATGATCACTAa